From a single Pseudomonadota bacterium genomic region:
- a CDS encoding nucleotidyl transferase AbiEii/AbiGii toxin family protein, which yields MAEALSRIASWVEERCGIIFPRDRIKVEEYENPRGNLSYQARLTYTGPLRLARRNLQKIKFDITQDEVLATDPELREIHHPYPDQADPPARAKTYSLEEVLAEKSRALYERQGRARDVYDVVHLSRAFRDTIDRAKARQCVESKFAFKGIGAPTVAGIVGRIDQDVLKANWDHQLGHQLPALPPVDGFIDELEGALRWWLEPAAARPPAEPVPAKSGETLVERVFFPSYQSFAAGRSHLETVRFAARNRLCVRLGYHGHEQLVEPYSLRLPRTGNELLYVHERTKDGFPVEDIRAYKLDEIESAATTNIPFTPRWRVEL from the coding sequence ATCGCCGAGGCGCTCTCCCGCATTGCTTCATGGGTGGAGGAACGCTGCGGCATTATATTCCCGCGTGACCGCATCAAAGTGGAGGAGTACGAGAACCCACGGGGCAATCTGTCCTACCAAGCACGACTCACCTACACGGGCCCGCTCCGCTTGGCGCGACGCAACCTCCAGAAGATCAAATTCGACATCACGCAGGACGAGGTCCTCGCCACCGATCCCGAGCTCCGGGAGATTCACCATCCGTACCCGGATCAGGCGGATCCGCCAGCCCGCGCAAAGACGTATTCGCTCGAAGAGGTCCTGGCCGAAAAGTCTCGTGCCTTGTACGAGCGTCAGGGTCGCGCTCGGGACGTGTACGACGTGGTCCATCTGAGCCGCGCCTTCCGGGACACTATCGACCGGGCGAAAGCTCGGCAGTGCGTCGAGTCAAAGTTCGCATTCAAGGGCATCGGGGCGCCGACGGTTGCCGGCATCGTCGGGCGAATCGACCAGGATGTTTTGAAAGCGAACTGGGATCACCAGCTCGGCCACCAACTTCCGGCCCTCCCGCCCGTCGATGGATTCATCGACGAGCTAGAAGGCGCGCTGCGCTGGTGGCTCGAACCCGCCGCTGCGCGACCCCCGGCCGAACCTGTTCCCGCGAAGTCCGGCGAGACACTGGTCGAGCGGGTGTTCTTCCCGAGCTATCAGTCCTTCGCGGCCGGACGCAGCCATCTCGAAACGGTCCGCTTCGCCGCTCGAAACCGACTCTGTGTGCGGCTCGGGTATCACGGCCACGAGCAACTGGTGGAGCCTTACTCCCTTCGGCTTCCAAGGACGGGGAACGAGCTGCTTTACGTCCACGAGCGCACCAAAGATGGCTTTCCGGTCGAAGATATCCGGGCGTACAAGCTCGACGAAATCGAGAGCGCCGCGACGACCAACATCCCATTTACGCCGAGGTGGCGCGTAGAGCTCTGA